A window from Candidatus Gracilibacteria bacterium encodes these proteins:
- a CDS encoding type IV secretion system DNA-binding domain-containing protein: MKPQAKTLYELRLCETRDYSPRLLDHWLHTLQKHPGSIEILIRQKDQKVQFFCTEDLSTHLLGSRFIETQASPTSFLTTSPKTLYFIHQKKGPLLPIKRYSQFEDRIQKTHISPLSTLIPLLAKTPNSFLHLQLIPLKNRQRERALKKVKQSSFEPERHFDQWESKAWFSFKARRFLGPLLRNCLFSSPLKTQKQEPQEQMESSHEREDPRHAILDKLSRPLFRAQITLSHPFKDFVHGFTLPYLGELSLSRKNQETVLSAEELASLLSLPNAKEQATYLHTEPTAHLPEPGNTKLEEEDRKRHLYLVGKTGMGKSTTLLHLFREDTELGRSIVVLDPHGDLIEDALRLTPLERAKDILLLDPGDADFPLALNPLELCPGENPNLKASALVEMFEVLAQGSWGPRLEYILRNALLLLILAPNTTLLDLPRLLTNEAFCRKMLELTDDFELHRFFKEEFLKQDPRTRQEHSAPILNKVGPLLTLPVLRNIFGQPKSKFSFKNAFAESKIVLISLPKGKLGEDASRILGMVFISMIQSTLLQRAELPSESRKTVCLTVDEFQNFTSKTLLTMLAESRKYGLALTLANQYLTQVPHEIQDAILGNVGSLLCFRTSYADAQILAPSLSLTEEDLTQLAPFQAYAKLLHQGSPLPLFRMNVEKTPPSKTPLPLETLKTRSRAQCARPVSLVEEKLKNRYNSKDNSPATGKKSSPVSSSF; encoded by the coding sequence ATGAAACCCCAAGCCAAAACACTGTACGAACTCCGACTCTGCGAAACCCGTGACTATTCCCCAAGGCTCCTCGACCATTGGCTGCACACCCTACAAAAACATCCCGGCTCCATCGAAATTCTGATCCGTCAAAAAGACCAAAAAGTACAGTTTTTCTGCACAGAAGACCTCAGCACTCACCTGCTCGGCTCTCGGTTCATCGAAACACAAGCAAGCCCCACATCGTTCCTCACCACGAGCCCAAAAACCCTTTACTTCATCCATCAAAAGAAAGGGCCTCTCCTCCCCATCAAAAGGTACAGCCAATTTGAAGATCGGATACAAAAAACACATATTTCACCCCTGAGCACCTTGATCCCTCTGTTGGCCAAAACCCCAAACAGTTTCCTCCATTTGCAGCTCATTCCCCTCAAAAATAGACAGAGAGAACGGGCCCTAAAAAAGGTGAAACAAAGCAGCTTCGAACCTGAAAGACACTTTGACCAATGGGAAAGTAAGGCCTGGTTCAGCTTCAAAGCTCGCCGTTTTCTCGGCCCGCTCCTTCGCAACTGCCTTTTTAGCTCCCCGCTCAAAACACAAAAACAGGAACCCCAAGAACAAATGGAATCCTCGCACGAACGGGAAGATCCCCGCCACGCCATCCTCGACAAGCTGTCCAGACCTCTGTTTAGAGCACAAATCACCCTGAGCCACCCCTTTAAAGATTTTGTGCACGGCTTCACCCTGCCTTATTTGGGCGAACTCAGTCTCAGTCGTAAAAACCAAGAAACCGTGCTGAGCGCCGAAGAGCTGGCGAGCCTGCTTTCGCTCCCAAATGCAAAGGAACAAGCCACTTATCTGCACACCGAACCCACCGCCCACCTTCCCGAGCCGGGGAATACAAAGCTTGAGGAAGAAGATCGCAAAAGACATCTGTACTTGGTGGGCAAAACGGGCATGGGCAAATCCACAACACTTTTGCATCTTTTTAGGGAAGATACCGAACTCGGCCGAAGCATCGTGGTGCTGGACCCGCATGGGGACTTGATTGAAGACGCCCTCCGGCTCACTCCCCTCGAGCGGGCAAAAGACATCCTCCTCCTGGACCCCGGCGATGCCGATTTTCCGCTCGCCCTCAACCCTTTAGAGCTCTGCCCAGGAGAAAATCCGAACCTCAAGGCCTCCGCCTTGGTGGAAATGTTTGAAGTCTTGGCCCAGGGCAGTTGGGGACCACGGTTGGAATATATTTTGCGCAATGCACTCCTCCTCCTGATTCTCGCCCCAAACACCACACTGCTCGACCTTCCGCGCCTCCTCACCAACGAAGCCTTTTGCCGAAAAATGCTCGAGCTCACGGACGATTTCGAATTGCACCGATTTTTTAAAGAAGAATTTTTAAAACAAGACCCGCGGACCCGGCAAGAACACAGCGCTCCGATCCTCAACAAAGTGGGCCCCTTGCTCACGCTTCCGGTCCTCCGAAACATTTTTGGCCAACCCAAGAGCAAGTTCTCCTTCAAAAACGCCTTCGCCGAAAGCAAAATCGTGCTGATCTCACTCCCCAAGGGGAAACTGGGCGAAGATGCCAGCCGCATACTGGGCATGGTTTTCATCTCAATGATTCAGTCCACCCTCTTGCAACGGGCGGAGCTCCCATCCGAAAGCCGAAAAACGGTTTGTCTCACCGTGGATGAATTTCAAAACTTCACCAGCAAAACCCTGCTCACCATGTTGGCGGAATCCAGAAAATACGGCTTGGCCCTGACCCTGGCCAACCAGTACCTCACCCAAGTTCCGCACGAAATTCAAGATGCCATTTTGGGGAATGTGGGCTCGCTGCTCTGTTTTCGCACTAGTTATGCCGACGCGCAAATCCTTGCGCCCTCCCTCAGCCTCACCGAAGAAGACCTCACCCAGCTCGCCCCTTTTCAAGCCTATGCAAAGCTCCTCCACCAGGGCAGCCCACTGCCTCTTTTTAGGATGAATGTTGAGAAAACGCCCCCCTCCAAGACCCCACTCCCGCTCGAAACCTTAAAAACCCGTTCCAGAGCCCAA
- a CDS encoding FtsQ-type POTRA domain-containing protein, whose translation MGLLSIFKRNRRTGQTSFTSYKSQRFSRRKPFIPRIRPIQTDRLSRRSTEKTGRFLRNLKIFLVLSGVVAGFYGIFFTPLFEIQNIEVKGEADTSQEQVAIKEILQEILGKNMLFWSASNQEKALLKSFTYLKNLDIDRKLFHTITVKLETYPPVASVRVEFEDGSSENFVVNEKGYIASVGATIEDLPLLVIDSTGTDADLGAVQTAEPEETVESPETADEADPAVPEKPDQINEELIPQEVLSSLLETSKSFEGKFNMDVLEIHYLKRARELHLYTERYFFVWLDMTQDLNLQLLKLKKALVKIDLYTAPLDYIDLRISGQNGEKVIYKLVEGITYKHTNHDK comes from the coding sequence ATGGGTTTACTCTCGATTTTTAAACGAAATCGTCGCACGGGCCAGACCAGCTTCACCAGTTATAAAAGCCAGCGCTTTTCGAGGAGAAAGCCATTTATTCCTCGCATAAGGCCCATACAAACCGACCGTTTGAGTCGCAGAAGCACCGAAAAGACCGGCCGTTTTTTAAGAAATCTAAAAATATTCCTGGTTTTGAGCGGGGTGGTGGCGGGTTTCTATGGAATCTTTTTTACTCCTTTGTTCGAAATTCAAAACATTGAAGTGAAGGGCGAGGCGGACACCAGCCAAGAGCAGGTGGCCATCAAAGAAATTTTGCAGGAGATTTTGGGCAAAAACATGCTGTTTTGGAGCGCATCAAATCAAGAAAAGGCCTTGCTCAAAAGCTTCACCTACTTAAAAAATCTGGATATCGATCGAAAGCTCTTCCACACCATCACGGTAAAACTGGAAACCTACCCTCCCGTGGCCAGCGTACGAGTGGAATTTGAGGACGGCAGCAGCGAAAATTTTGTGGTCAACGAAAAGGGCTATATCGCCAGTGTGGGGGCCACCATCGAAGACCTTCCGCTTCTGGTCATAGATTCCACCGGGACCGATGCGGATCTGGGCGCGGTACAAACGGCAGAACCTGAGGAAACAGTGGAATCCCCCGAGACCGCGGACGAAGCGGACCCCGCCGTGCCGGAGAAACCGGATCAAATCAACGAAGAATTGATCCCACAGGAAGTGCTGAGCTCACTTTTAGAAACCAGCAAAAGTTTTGAGGGGAAATTCAATATGGATGTCCTGGAAATCCATTATCTCAAACGGGCACGGGAGCTGCACCTGTACACCGAACGGTACTTTTTCGTGTGGCTGGACATGACTCAAGATCTGAATCTTCAATTACTCAAACTCAAAAAAGCTTTGGTAAAAATAGATCTTTATACCGCGCCGTTGGACTACATCGATCTTAGAATTTCTGGACAGAATGGAGAAAAAGTAATATATAAGTTGGTGGAGTGAATCACATATAAACACACAAACCATGACAAATAA
- the dusB gene encoding tRNA dihydrouridine synthase DusB translates to MAFSWKTAKRPILALAPMAGYTDTAYRQLIKGIEPRVICFTEFTSADGIVYDSKMTLKQLDFNPNEERPLVAQIFGKKPAHFAEAAKRIEAMGIDAIDINMGCPAKKVVSSDHGSALLKNPCRAAELVEAVAKATKLPVSVKTRVGADKVDLPWFVQFCKDMESAGAQLLSIHGRTAKQMYTGRADWTPIYAVKQAVGIPVIGNGDIRSAADALAQLTASGDSPYAGITLDGVMVGRGTMGNPWLMAEIAAALYGGTYTPPSSFEDKVPTYLRHAELCVESKGEERGMKEMRKHFVQLLRGFEGASEYRSQVVQISTLEEARSILNEIVEKLRSA, encoded by the coding sequence ATGGCATTTTCCTGGAAAACCGCAAAGCGGCCGATTCTTGCGCTTGCCCCCATGGCCGGCTACACCGACACCGCCTACAGGCAGCTTATTAAGGGAATCGAGCCGCGGGTGATTTGTTTTACCGAGTTCACCAGTGCCGACGGCATTGTCTACGACAGTAAAATGACGCTCAAACAACTGGACTTCAACCCCAACGAAGAGCGCCCTTTGGTGGCTCAGATTTTTGGTAAAAAGCCGGCGCATTTTGCAGAGGCCGCCAAGCGCATCGAGGCCATGGGCATCGACGCCATCGACATCAACATGGGTTGCCCCGCAAAAAAAGTGGTGAGCAGCGATCACGGTTCCGCGCTGCTCAAAAACCCCTGCCGTGCCGCGGAATTGGTGGAAGCCGTGGCCAAGGCCACGAAGCTGCCGGTTTCTGTTAAAACCCGTGTGGGTGCCGATAAAGTGGATCTCCCCTGGTTTGTACAGTTCTGTAAAGATATGGAAAGTGCAGGTGCCCAGCTCTTGAGCATTCACGGGCGAACGGCCAAGCAAATGTACACGGGCCGCGCCGACTGGACCCCCATTTACGCAGTGAAACAAGCCGTAGGCATTCCGGTGATTGGGAATGGAGACATTCGCAGCGCGGCCGACGCCCTCGCTCAGCTCACCGCATCCGGCGACTCTCCGTATGCCGGCATCACTCTGGACGGAGTCATGGTGGGCCGAGGAACCATGGGCAATCCCTGGCTCATGGCGGAAATCGCCGCGGCTCTTTATGGAGGCACATACACCCCGCCCAGTTCCTTTGAAGACAAGGTTCCCACTTACCTTCGCCATGCCGAACTCTGCGTGGAATCCAAAGGTGAGGAACGCGGCATGAAGGAAATGCGCAAACACTTCGTCCAACTCCTCCGCGGTTTTGAGGGGGCCAGCGAATACCGCTCCCAGGTGGTTCAAATCTCCACTCTGGAGGAAGCCCGAAGCATTCTCAACGAAATTGTGGAGAAGCTGCGTTCCGCCTAG